In bacterium, the sequence AGTTTCTTAAAATTACAAGATTCAGGATTGTCAATAAATTTTTGAATCCTGTCTTTTATCCGTTTAACGTCTATTTTAGCAATATCCCGTAAACTTTTTATGGCTTCTTCAGAAAGTCTTACAATCATATACCAAGCCTTTTCCAGACTTCTTCAGCATCTATTACTCTACCAGCCTTAATATCTTCTTCTCCACGTTTCATTGAGTCGATTTCTTCAGGAGAAAGTTCCTCATCTTCTTCAGAAACACTATTCCAGTCGAATTCTTTTTTTACAGGGAAAGCTACAATTTTTCCATTTTCTATAGTTACTTCCAATTCAGTATTTTTATCTATTTTTAAAATATCAAGAAAAGCGGGCGGAATTATAAGGGC encodes:
- a CDS encoding type II toxin-antitoxin system RelE/ParE family toxin; amino-acid sequence: MIVRLSEEAIKSLRDIAKIDVKRIKDRIQKFIDNPESCNFKKLKGYNGRYRIRQGNYRIICEFVDESFRILHVIDVKHRSEAYKD
- a CDS encoding AbrB/MazE/SpoVT family DNA-binding domain-containing protein, yielding MRKKLTRTGNSSALIIPPAFLDILKIDKNTELEVTIENGKIVAFPVKKEFDWNSVSEEDEELSPEEIDSMKRGEEDIKAGRVIDAEEVWKRLGI